One Excalfactoria chinensis isolate bCotChi1 chromosome 19, bCotChi1.hap2, whole genome shotgun sequence genomic window carries:
- the SKA2 gene encoding spindle and kinetochore-associated protein 2, translated as METAVTRLETMFQKAESDLDYIQHRLEFEIMKSLPDNPAAEENPLALLEEISVVKSRYKALCAQLEKVSLEQRESMNGIRAALEGTMKIVQTLQQRADLQPSPLSEEEQAAAQLLGCQAAKEMESLVGKPLCSESVDADTAEEPQFKPLTEETLQSVPRSIRSTVKLADLNSLYRHLFNHFVSNKNRAALSITQMNKMNMKATDTRIRILKELGIVELDKQGNVRLVV; from the exons ATGGAGACGGCGGTTACCAGGCTGGAGACCATG TTCCAGAAGGCAGAGTCTGATCTGGATTACATTCAACACAGATTGGAATTTGAGATAATGAAAAGTCTTCCCGATAATCCAGCAGCAGAG GAAAACCCACTTGCTCTCTTAGAAGAAATCTCCGTGGTGAAATCTCGTTACAAAGCGTTATGTGCACAGCTGGAAAAAGTTTCCTTAGAGCAGAGAGAATCCATGAATGGCATCCGTGCTGCCCTAGAGGGCACCATGAAGATCGTTCAGACACTGCAGCAACGCGCTGATCTCCAG ccCTCGCCTCTGTCTGAAGAagaacaggcagcagcacagctgttaGGATGCCAAGCTGCTAAAGAAATGGAGTCGCTGGTTGGAAAG CCGTTGTGTTCAGAATCTGTAGACGCTGACACAGCTGAAG AGCCGCAGTTCAAACCGCTGACTGAAGAAACCCTTCAGAGTGTGCCCAGGAGTATCAGAAGCACCGTGAAACTGGCAGACTTGAACAGCTTGTACAGGCATCTGTTTAACCACTTCGTCTCAAATAAGAACAG AGCGGCGCTGAGCATCACCCAGATGAACAAAATGAACATGAAAGCCACTGACACGAGAATACGGATCCTGAAAGAGCTTGGGATTGTGGAGCTCGACAAACAAGGCAATGTCAGATTGGTCGTGTAA
- the PRR11 gene encoding proline-rich protein 11 isoform X5, with protein sequence MDSSERAALHAPPPGPPQPPHGAAGKWSGAAQQLRGASTGRRRCGARLPPAAMAKRTQRRKQPAGRTRPGRGRKAGAAAGRSRRSAFRTTPPSSAALPGRADDGAASRPGSAHLPPHAARPSLRSLPLPRVKHAVGPLAAVAWLLYCWCRGAVIQVRHTVIQSFMAVKEMMFPSQTYFKELNAFKEQLEKLEMEFSRLQGILQKSGITTSESSHCQRCNKAVLGAPVEVKPDPPPSVPGPPAVQLQPTAVPLPPPPPPPPPPPLPPPKLPAAPLLLKRGNGSKALLEPSVKKDAPMHITLKDLLNVKLRKTDNSLRTDKAGSPPRTRRALITVSDLQSVNLRSKSKPSAHITSSLTNTPPKNQFDLRKHLKKVNVQRSPGGTPLNKENTECGTGLTPIMTQALRRKFQCSAISAQSIISAHK encoded by the exons ATGGACTCGTCCGAGCGCGCCGCGCTCCacgcccccccccccggccctcCCCAACCTCCTCACGGGGCGGCGGGGAAATGGAGCGGCGCGGCCCAACAGCTCCGCGGGGCCTCCACCGGGCGGCGGCGGTGTGGAGCGCGGCTCCCTCCAG CAGCGATGGCAAAGCGCACCCAGCGCCGCAAGCAGCCGGCGGGCAGAACCAGACCCGGGCGGGGCAGGAAGGccggggcggccgcggggcggtCACGGCGCTCAGCCTTTCGTACGACGCCTCCGAGCTCGGCAGCGCTCCCAGGCCGCGCTGATGACGGCGCTGCCAGCCGGCCCGGCTCGGCTCACCTCCCTCCGCACGCAGCCCGGCCGTCGCTCCGCTCGCTGCCGTTGCCCCGCGTGAAACACGCGGTCGGGCCTTTGGCAGCGGTAGCGTGGCTGCTGTACTGCTGGTGCCGCGGCGCTGTCATACAG GTGCGTCATACTGTCATACAG AGTTTTATGGCGGTTAAAGAGATGATGTTTCCATCGCAAACCTACTTCAAGGAGCTAAATGCATTCaaagagcagctggaaaagCTGGAAATGGAGTTTTCCAGACTACAAGGAATACTGCAG aaGAGTGGGATTACGACTTCAGAAAGCTCTCATTGTCAGAGGTGCAATAAAGCAGTTCTGGGTGCTCCTGTAGAAGTGAAGCCAGACCCTCCACCATCAGTTCCTGGGcctcctgcagtgcagctgcagcccacagctgtgccactgccacctcctcctcctcctcctccaccaccaccactgccaCCACCAAAGCTGCCCGCAGCACCTCTCCTCCTCAAACGTGGCAATGGCTCTAAAGCACTTCTG GAGCCATCAGTTAAAAAAGATGCACCGATGCACATCACTCTCAAAGATCTCCTGAATGTAAAGCTGAGGAAGACAGACAACAGCCTGAGAACAGACAAG gcAGGATCTCCACCGAGGACACGCAGGGCATTAATTACGGTCTCTGATTTACAGAGTGTTAATCTGAGATCCAAATCCAAGCCATCAGCTCACATTACAAGCTCCTTAAC TAATACCCCTCCTAAAAACCAGTTTGATCTTCGGAAACACCTTAAGAAAGTCAATGTACAAAG AAGTCCTGGTGGCACTCcactaaacaaagaaaacactgaatgtgGGACTGGGCTGACACCAATTATGACACAGGCACTACGGCGCAAATTCCAG tgcagtgctatCAGTGCCCAGTCCATAATCAGTGCCCACAAATAA
- the PRR11 gene encoding proline-rich protein 11 isoform X2: MDSSERAALHAPPPGPPQPPHGAAGKWSGAAQQLRGASTGRRRCGARLPPAAMAKRTQRRKQPAGRTRPGRGRKAGAAAGRSRRSAFRTTPPSSAALPGRADDGAASRPGSAHLPPHAARPSLRSLPLPRVKHAVGPLAAVAWLLYCWCRGAVIQVRHTVIQSFMAVKEMMFPSQTYFKELNAFKEQLEKLEMEFSRLQGILQSGITTSESSHCQRCNKAVLGAPVEVKPDPPPSVPGPPAVQLQPTAVPLPPPPPPPPPPPLPPPKLPAAPLLLKRGNGSKALLEPSVKKDAPMHITLKDLLNVKLRKTDNSLRTDKAGSPPRTRRALITVSDLQSVNLRSKSKPSAHITSSLTNTPPKNQFDLRKHLKKVNVQRSPGGTPLNKENTECGTGLTPIMTQALRRKFQMAHPKSPSPARLSSANSFDEHK; the protein is encoded by the exons ATGGACTCGTCCGAGCGCGCCGCGCTCCacgcccccccccccggccctcCCCAACCTCCTCACGGGGCGGCGGGGAAATGGAGCGGCGCGGCCCAACAGCTCCGCGGGGCCTCCACCGGGCGGCGGCGGTGTGGAGCGCGGCTCCCTCCAG CAGCGATGGCAAAGCGCACCCAGCGCCGCAAGCAGCCGGCGGGCAGAACCAGACCCGGGCGGGGCAGGAAGGccggggcggccgcggggcggtCACGGCGCTCAGCCTTTCGTACGACGCCTCCGAGCTCGGCAGCGCTCCCAGGCCGCGCTGATGACGGCGCTGCCAGCCGGCCCGGCTCGGCTCACCTCCCTCCGCACGCAGCCCGGCCGTCGCTCCGCTCGCTGCCGTTGCCCCGCGTGAAACACGCGGTCGGGCCTTTGGCAGCGGTAGCGTGGCTGCTGTACTGCTGGTGCCGCGGCGCTGTCATACAG GTGCGTCATACTGTCATACAG AGTTTTATGGCGGTTAAAGAGATGATGTTTCCATCGCAAACCTACTTCAAGGAGCTAAATGCATTCaaagagcagctggaaaagCTGGAAATGGAGTTTTCCAGACTACAAGGAATACTGCAG AGTGGGATTACGACTTCAGAAAGCTCTCATTGTCAGAGGTGCAATAAAGCAGTTCTGGGTGCTCCTGTAGAAGTGAAGCCAGACCCTCCACCATCAGTTCCTGGGcctcctgcagtgcagctgcagcccacagctgtgccactgccacctcctcctcctcctcctccaccaccaccactgccaCCACCAAAGCTGCCCGCAGCACCTCTCCTCCTCAAACGTGGCAATGGCTCTAAAGCACTTCTG GAGCCATCAGTTAAAAAAGATGCACCGATGCACATCACTCTCAAAGATCTCCTGAATGTAAAGCTGAGGAAGACAGACAACAGCCTGAGAACAGACAAG gcAGGATCTCCACCGAGGACACGCAGGGCATTAATTACGGTCTCTGATTTACAGAGTGTTAATCTGAGATCCAAATCCAAGCCATCAGCTCACATTACAAGCTCCTTAAC TAATACCCCTCCTAAAAACCAGTTTGATCTTCGGAAACACCTTAAGAAAGTCAATGTACAAAG AAGTCCTGGTGGCACTCcactaaacaaagaaaacactgaatgtgGGACTGGGCTGACACCAATTATGACACAGGCACTACGGCGCAAATTCCAG ATGGCACATCCAAAGAGTCCCTCACCGGCCCGGCTGagctctgcaaacagctttGATGAGCACAAGTAA
- the PRR11 gene encoding proline-rich protein 11 isoform X3 — MDSSERAALHAPPPGPPQPPHGAAGKWSGAAQQLRGASTGRRRCGARLPPAAMAKRTQRRKQPAGRTRPGRGRKAGAAAGRSRRSAFRTTPPSSAALPGRADDGAASRPGSAHLPPHAARPSLRSLPLPRVKHAVGPLAAVAWLLYCWCRGAVIQVRHTVIQSFMAVKEMMFPSQTYFKELNAFKEQLEKLEMEFSRLQGILQKSGITTSESSHCQRCNKAVLGAPVEVKPDPPPSVPGPPAVQLQPTAVPLPPPPPPPPPPPLPPPKLPAAPLLLKRGNGSKALLEPSVKKDAPMHITLKDLLNVKLRKTDNSLRTDKAGSPPRTRRALITVSDLQSVNLRSKSKPSAHITSSLTTPPKNQFDLRKHLKKVNVQRSPGGTPLNKENTECGTGLTPIMTQALRRKFQMAHPKSPSPARLSSANSFDEHK; from the exons ATGGACTCGTCCGAGCGCGCCGCGCTCCacgcccccccccccggccctcCCCAACCTCCTCACGGGGCGGCGGGGAAATGGAGCGGCGCGGCCCAACAGCTCCGCGGGGCCTCCACCGGGCGGCGGCGGTGTGGAGCGCGGCTCCCTCCAG CAGCGATGGCAAAGCGCACCCAGCGCCGCAAGCAGCCGGCGGGCAGAACCAGACCCGGGCGGGGCAGGAAGGccggggcggccgcggggcggtCACGGCGCTCAGCCTTTCGTACGACGCCTCCGAGCTCGGCAGCGCTCCCAGGCCGCGCTGATGACGGCGCTGCCAGCCGGCCCGGCTCGGCTCACCTCCCTCCGCACGCAGCCCGGCCGTCGCTCCGCTCGCTGCCGTTGCCCCGCGTGAAACACGCGGTCGGGCCTTTGGCAGCGGTAGCGTGGCTGCTGTACTGCTGGTGCCGCGGCGCTGTCATACAG GTGCGTCATACTGTCATACAG AGTTTTATGGCGGTTAAAGAGATGATGTTTCCATCGCAAACCTACTTCAAGGAGCTAAATGCATTCaaagagcagctggaaaagCTGGAAATGGAGTTTTCCAGACTACAAGGAATACTGCAG aaGAGTGGGATTACGACTTCAGAAAGCTCTCATTGTCAGAGGTGCAATAAAGCAGTTCTGGGTGCTCCTGTAGAAGTGAAGCCAGACCCTCCACCATCAGTTCCTGGGcctcctgcagtgcagctgcagcccacagctgtgccactgccacctcctcctcctcctcctccaccaccaccactgccaCCACCAAAGCTGCCCGCAGCACCTCTCCTCCTCAAACGTGGCAATGGCTCTAAAGCACTTCTG GAGCCATCAGTTAAAAAAGATGCACCGATGCACATCACTCTCAAAGATCTCCTGAATGTAAAGCTGAGGAAGACAGACAACAGCCTGAGAACAGACAAG gcAGGATCTCCACCGAGGACACGCAGGGCATTAATTACGGTCTCTGATTTACAGAGTGTTAATCTGAGATCCAAATCCAAGCCATCAGCTCACATTACAAGCTCCTTAAC TACCCCTCCTAAAAACCAGTTTGATCTTCGGAAACACCTTAAGAAAGTCAATGTACAAAG AAGTCCTGGTGGCACTCcactaaacaaagaaaacactgaatgtgGGACTGGGCTGACACCAATTATGACACAGGCACTACGGCGCAAATTCCAG ATGGCACATCCAAAGAGTCCCTCACCGGCCCGGCTGagctctgcaaacagctttGATGAGCACAAGTAA
- the PRR11 gene encoding proline-rich protein 11 isoform X4 — MDSSERAALHAPPPGPPQPPHGAAGKWSGAAQQLRGASTGRRRCGARLPPAAMAKRTQRRKQPAGRTRPGRGRKAGAAAGRSRRSAFRTTPPSSAALPGRADDGAASRPGSAHLPPHAARPSLRSLPLPRVKHAVGPLAAVAWLLYCWCRGAVIQSFMAVKEMMFPSQTYFKELNAFKEQLEKLEMEFSRLQGILQKSGITTSESSHCQRCNKAVLGAPVEVKPDPPPSVPGPPAVQLQPTAVPLPPPPPPPPPPPLPPPKLPAAPLLLKRGNGSKALLEPSVKKDAPMHITLKDLLNVKLRKTDNSLRTDKAGSPPRTRRALITVSDLQSVNLRSKSKPSAHITSSLTNTPPKNQFDLRKHLKKVNVQRSPGGTPLNKENTECGTGLTPIMTQALRRKFQMAHPKSPSPARLSSANSFDEHK; from the exons ATGGACTCGTCCGAGCGCGCCGCGCTCCacgcccccccccccggccctcCCCAACCTCCTCACGGGGCGGCGGGGAAATGGAGCGGCGCGGCCCAACAGCTCCGCGGGGCCTCCACCGGGCGGCGGCGGTGTGGAGCGCGGCTCCCTCCAG CAGCGATGGCAAAGCGCACCCAGCGCCGCAAGCAGCCGGCGGGCAGAACCAGACCCGGGCGGGGCAGGAAGGccggggcggccgcggggcggtCACGGCGCTCAGCCTTTCGTACGACGCCTCCGAGCTCGGCAGCGCTCCCAGGCCGCGCTGATGACGGCGCTGCCAGCCGGCCCGGCTCGGCTCACCTCCCTCCGCACGCAGCCCGGCCGTCGCTCCGCTCGCTGCCGTTGCCCCGCGTGAAACACGCGGTCGGGCCTTTGGCAGCGGTAGCGTGGCTGCTGTACTGCTGGTGCCGCGGCGCTGTCATACAG AGTTTTATGGCGGTTAAAGAGATGATGTTTCCATCGCAAACCTACTTCAAGGAGCTAAATGCATTCaaagagcagctggaaaagCTGGAAATGGAGTTTTCCAGACTACAAGGAATACTGCAG aaGAGTGGGATTACGACTTCAGAAAGCTCTCATTGTCAGAGGTGCAATAAAGCAGTTCTGGGTGCTCCTGTAGAAGTGAAGCCAGACCCTCCACCATCAGTTCCTGGGcctcctgcagtgcagctgcagcccacagctgtgccactgccacctcctcctcctcctcctccaccaccaccactgccaCCACCAAAGCTGCCCGCAGCACCTCTCCTCCTCAAACGTGGCAATGGCTCTAAAGCACTTCTG GAGCCATCAGTTAAAAAAGATGCACCGATGCACATCACTCTCAAAGATCTCCTGAATGTAAAGCTGAGGAAGACAGACAACAGCCTGAGAACAGACAAG gcAGGATCTCCACCGAGGACACGCAGGGCATTAATTACGGTCTCTGATTTACAGAGTGTTAATCTGAGATCCAAATCCAAGCCATCAGCTCACATTACAAGCTCCTTAAC TAATACCCCTCCTAAAAACCAGTTTGATCTTCGGAAACACCTTAAGAAAGTCAATGTACAAAG AAGTCCTGGTGGCACTCcactaaacaaagaaaacactgaatgtgGGACTGGGCTGACACCAATTATGACACAGGCACTACGGCGCAAATTCCAG ATGGCACATCCAAAGAGTCCCTCACCGGCCCGGCTGagctctgcaaacagctttGATGAGCACAAGTAA
- the PRR11 gene encoding proline-rich protein 11 isoform X1, giving the protein MDSSERAALHAPPPGPPQPPHGAAGKWSGAAQQLRGASTGRRRCGARLPPAMAKRTQRRKQPAGRTRPGRGRKAGAAAGRSRRSAFRTTPPSSAALPGRADDGAASRPGSAHLPPHAARPSLRSLPLPRVKHAVGPLAAVAWLLYCWCRGAVIQVRHTVIQSFMAVKEMMFPSQTYFKELNAFKEQLEKLEMEFSRLQGILQKSGITTSESSHCQRCNKAVLGAPVEVKPDPPPSVPGPPAVQLQPTAVPLPPPPPPPPPPPLPPPKLPAAPLLLKRGNGSKALLEPSVKKDAPMHITLKDLLNVKLRKTDNSLRTDKAGSPPRTRRALITVSDLQSVNLRSKSKPSAHITSSLTNTPPKNQFDLRKHLKKVNVQRSPGGTPLNKENTECGTGLTPIMTQALRRKFQMAHPKSPSPARLSSANSFDEHK; this is encoded by the exons ATGGACTCGTCCGAGCGCGCCGCGCTCCacgcccccccccccggccctcCCCAACCTCCTCACGGGGCGGCGGGGAAATGGAGCGGCGCGGCCCAACAGCTCCGCGGGGCCTCCACCGGGCGGCGGCGGTGTGGAGCGCGGCTCCCTCCAG CGATGGCAAAGCGCACCCAGCGCCGCAAGCAGCCGGCGGGCAGAACCAGACCCGGGCGGGGCAGGAAGGccggggcggccgcggggcggtCACGGCGCTCAGCCTTTCGTACGACGCCTCCGAGCTCGGCAGCGCTCCCAGGCCGCGCTGATGACGGCGCTGCCAGCCGGCCCGGCTCGGCTCACCTCCCTCCGCACGCAGCCCGGCCGTCGCTCCGCTCGCTGCCGTTGCCCCGCGTGAAACACGCGGTCGGGCCTTTGGCAGCGGTAGCGTGGCTGCTGTACTGCTGGTGCCGCGGCGCTGTCATACAG GTGCGTCATACTGTCATACAG AGTTTTATGGCGGTTAAAGAGATGATGTTTCCATCGCAAACCTACTTCAAGGAGCTAAATGCATTCaaagagcagctggaaaagCTGGAAATGGAGTTTTCCAGACTACAAGGAATACTGCAG aaGAGTGGGATTACGACTTCAGAAAGCTCTCATTGTCAGAGGTGCAATAAAGCAGTTCTGGGTGCTCCTGTAGAAGTGAAGCCAGACCCTCCACCATCAGTTCCTGGGcctcctgcagtgcagctgcagcccacagctgtgccactgccacctcctcctcctcctcctccaccaccaccactgccaCCACCAAAGCTGCCCGCAGCACCTCTCCTCCTCAAACGTGGCAATGGCTCTAAAGCACTTCTG GAGCCATCAGTTAAAAAAGATGCACCGATGCACATCACTCTCAAAGATCTCCTGAATGTAAAGCTGAGGAAGACAGACAACAGCCTGAGAACAGACAAG gcAGGATCTCCACCGAGGACACGCAGGGCATTAATTACGGTCTCTGATTTACAGAGTGTTAATCTGAGATCCAAATCCAAGCCATCAGCTCACATTACAAGCTCCTTAAC TAATACCCCTCCTAAAAACCAGTTTGATCTTCGGAAACACCTTAAGAAAGTCAATGTACAAAG AAGTCCTGGTGGCACTCcactaaacaaagaaaacactgaatgtgGGACTGGGCTGACACCAATTATGACACAGGCACTACGGCGCAAATTCCAG ATGGCACATCCAAAGAGTCCCTCACCGGCCCGGCTGagctctgcaaacagctttGATGAGCACAAGTAA
- the PRR11 gene encoding proline-rich protein 11 isoform X6, protein MAKRTQRRKQPAGRTRPGRGRKAGAAAGRSRRSAFRTTPPSSAALPGRADDGAASRPGSAHLPPHAARPSLRSLPLPRVKHAVGPLAAVAWLLYCWCRGAVIQVRHTVIQSFMAVKEMMFPSQTYFKELNAFKEQLEKLEMEFSRLQGILQKSGITTSESSHCQRCNKAVLGAPVEVKPDPPPSVPGPPAVQLQPTAVPLPPPPPPPPPPPLPPPKLPAAPLLLKRGNGSKALLEPSVKKDAPMHITLKDLLNVKLRKTDNSLRTDKAGSPPRTRRALITVSDLQSVNLRSKSKPSAHITSSLTNTPPKNQFDLRKHLKKVNVQRSPGGTPLNKENTECGTGLTPIMTQALRRKFQMAHPKSPSPARLSSANSFDEHK, encoded by the exons ATGGCAAAGCGCACCCAGCGCCGCAAGCAGCCGGCGGGCAGAACCAGACCCGGGCGGGGCAGGAAGGccggggcggccgcggggcggtCACGGCGCTCAGCCTTTCGTACGACGCCTCCGAGCTCGGCAGCGCTCCCAGGCCGCGCTGATGACGGCGCTGCCAGCCGGCCCGGCTCGGCTCACCTCCCTCCGCACGCAGCCCGGCCGTCGCTCCGCTCGCTGCCGTTGCCCCGCGTGAAACACGCGGTCGGGCCTTTGGCAGCGGTAGCGTGGCTGCTGTACTGCTGGTGCCGCGGCGCTGTCATACAG GTGCGTCATACTGTCATACAG AGTTTTATGGCGGTTAAAGAGATGATGTTTCCATCGCAAACCTACTTCAAGGAGCTAAATGCATTCaaagagcagctggaaaagCTGGAAATGGAGTTTTCCAGACTACAAGGAATACTGCAG aaGAGTGGGATTACGACTTCAGAAAGCTCTCATTGTCAGAGGTGCAATAAAGCAGTTCTGGGTGCTCCTGTAGAAGTGAAGCCAGACCCTCCACCATCAGTTCCTGGGcctcctgcagtgcagctgcagcccacagctgtgccactgccacctcctcctcctcctcctccaccaccaccactgccaCCACCAAAGCTGCCCGCAGCACCTCTCCTCCTCAAACGTGGCAATGGCTCTAAAGCACTTCTG GAGCCATCAGTTAAAAAAGATGCACCGATGCACATCACTCTCAAAGATCTCCTGAATGTAAAGCTGAGGAAGACAGACAACAGCCTGAGAACAGACAAG gcAGGATCTCCACCGAGGACACGCAGGGCATTAATTACGGTCTCTGATTTACAGAGTGTTAATCTGAGATCCAAATCCAAGCCATCAGCTCACATTACAAGCTCCTTAAC TAATACCCCTCCTAAAAACCAGTTTGATCTTCGGAAACACCTTAAGAAAGTCAATGTACAAAG AAGTCCTGGTGGCACTCcactaaacaaagaaaacactgaatgtgGGACTGGGCTGACACCAATTATGACACAGGCACTACGGCGCAAATTCCAG ATGGCACATCCAAAGAGTCCCTCACCGGCCCGGCTGagctctgcaaacagctttGATGAGCACAAGTAA